From the genome of Devriesea agamarum, one region includes:
- a CDS encoding thiolase family protein, which produces MANSPCTSQSPVIVAARRTPIATRGRALADRHLEDLAAPVIRAGLTDATSALNTHPDVADVILGNCMGPGGNPGRIAALAAGLGKQVPGATIDRQCGSGLAAIIHAGMAITAGDTRAYIAGGVESASTAPIRSMHGVPYNQAPFVPAGWEDPGMIEAADALARADQIDRSRQEQHSLRSCQRARTAQKHRVFDQEIVPIHAVDRDEIPARLDAVLARLAPINPGGSVTAATATRISDGATAVVLVPEECARGVAGLRLRSWAIVGCDPRLPGIGAAPAVQAAVAKAGVSLSQIVAFEIVEAFAAQSLAVLSRLGLADDDPRVCSDGGALALGHPWGASSAVSVVRLFSRLVRAGAPAGACGVAAASIAGGMGIAAVMEVVR; this is translated from the coding sequence GTGGCCAATAGCCCGTGCACATCACAGAGCCCGGTGATCGTCGCCGCTCGGCGCACGCCCATTGCCACCCGGGGGCGTGCCCTCGCGGATCGCCACCTCGAAGACCTTGCTGCGCCGGTGATCCGGGCAGGGCTCACGGACGCAACCAGCGCACTCAATACCCATCCTGATGTAGCCGACGTCATTCTCGGAAACTGCATGGGGCCGGGTGGAAATCCGGGCCGGATAGCAGCCCTCGCCGCTGGACTAGGAAAGCAGGTTCCCGGTGCCACCATCGACCGGCAATGCGGGAGCGGACTTGCCGCCATCATTCACGCCGGTATGGCAATCACCGCAGGAGATACACGCGCGTACATCGCAGGTGGAGTGGAAAGCGCATCCACGGCTCCGATCCGATCTATGCATGGAGTGCCCTACAACCAGGCTCCATTCGTTCCCGCAGGCTGGGAGGATCCGGGCATGATCGAGGCTGCCGATGCGCTTGCTCGCGCAGACCAGATTGACCGGTCACGGCAAGAACAACACAGCCTTCGCAGCTGTCAGCGGGCCCGGACAGCGCAAAAACACCGGGTCTTTGACCAGGAGATTGTGCCAATCCACGCCGTGGATCGCGACGAGATTCCTGCTCGGCTCGATGCTGTTCTTGCGCGTCTGGCCCCAATCAACCCGGGTGGAAGTGTGACGGCCGCGACAGCGACCCGCATCAGTGACGGAGCGACTGCGGTTGTACTTGTCCCGGAGGAGTGTGCGCGAGGCGTCGCCGGGTTGCGTTTGCGCAGCTGGGCGATTGTGGGGTGCGACCCCCGCCTGCCGGGCATTGGGGCTGCTCCCGCTGTTCAGGCCGCCGTCGCGAAGGCGGGGGTATCGCTATCGCAGATCGTCGCCTTTGAAATCGTCGAAGCGTTCGCCGCGCAGTCGCTGGCGGTGTTGTCTCGATTAGGTCTTGCCGATGATGACCCTAGAGTCTGCTCTGACGGCGGCGCGCTCGCGCTCGGTCACCCCTGGGGAGCCAGCAGTGCGGTGAGCGTGGTCAGGCTTTTTAGCCGCTTGGTGCGGGCGGGCGCGCCTGCGGGCGCCTGCGGGGTCGCGGCAGCCTCTATTGCCGGAGGGATGGGAATAGCGGCGGTGATGGAGGTGGTGCGGTGA
- a CDS encoding riboflavin synthase produces the protein MFTGIVEEIGTVESLVHQDDGEVRIAVRGELAVSDARCGDSIAVDGVCLTVTELTGDGGFVVEAVPETLRRTTLGRLVPGTRVNLERSLRADTRLGGHLVQGHVDGVAILSAKSDGGRWVDLTFSIDPQLSPFIAVKGAITVSGVSLTVTAVSDTSFSVSLIPATLQATTLGRLALGDPVNIEIDVLARYVARLLETSSSGGSQSQSSVFRTDQPHDGAAQGRNSQTTPHPSRRGLPHALRMAESEDL, from the coding sequence ATGTTCACCGGAATCGTTGAAGAAATAGGCACCGTGGAATCTCTGGTTCACCAGGACGACGGAGAAGTACGGATCGCTGTGCGAGGCGAGCTCGCAGTATCCGATGCACGGTGCGGGGACTCCATAGCCGTCGACGGAGTGTGTTTGACGGTCACCGAGCTGACCGGAGACGGGGGATTCGTGGTTGAGGCTGTGCCCGAAACGCTTCGACGCACCACCCTGGGCCGTCTGGTTCCTGGAACACGGGTCAACCTGGAGCGTTCGCTGCGCGCCGACACCCGACTCGGCGGACACCTGGTGCAAGGGCATGTGGATGGTGTCGCTATTCTCAGCGCGAAATCCGATGGAGGACGCTGGGTCGATCTCACCTTTTCTATCGACCCGCAACTATCGCCATTCATCGCCGTCAAAGGTGCGATCACAGTCTCTGGGGTGTCCTTAACCGTTACTGCAGTCAGTGACACCTCATTCAGCGTGTCATTAATCCCGGCAACGCTTCAGGCCACCACTTTGGGACGTCTCGCGTTAGGTGATCCGGTCAATATTGAGATTGATGTTCTCGCCCGGTACGTCGCCAGGTTGCTTGAGACCAGTTCATCCGGCGGATCACAATCTCAATCCTCTGTATTTCGCACGGACCAGCCGCACGACGGGGCTGCCCAGGGGAGGAATTCGCAAACTACACCGCATCCATCACGCCGTGGACTACCTCATGCGCTCCGTATGGCCGAGAGCGAGGACCTGTGA
- a CDS encoding energy-coupling factor ABC transporter ATP-binding protein, translated as MTTPTPVTPVLDLHNVAVRLGDVDVLRDVCLRTCARTIAVIGDNGSGKSTLARLIGGLIPATAGQVRVLGLDPIRQSAELRRRVAFLFSNPDAQIVMPTVAEDVGFSLRGRGMSRGERSERVQAALHRFGLADLADRSSHDLSGGQKQLLALCGALVREPQLVIADEPTAFLDARNARMTAAHLLNDHSYRLLVVTHDLMLARRCEYALLIADGRVVLTGEPKQVIAAYEESLNDCPLPTRS; from the coding sequence ATGACTACACCTACTCCAGTAACACCTGTTCTAGACCTGCACAATGTGGCAGTGCGTTTGGGAGACGTCGACGTCTTGCGGGATGTGTGCCTCCGCACCTGCGCGCGCACCATTGCCGTGATCGGTGACAACGGCTCAGGCAAATCCACCCTTGCCCGCCTGATTGGTGGGTTGATTCCGGCAACCGCAGGGCAGGTACGGGTCCTCGGGTTGGATCCGATTCGTCAATCCGCAGAGCTGAGGCGTCGGGTCGCCTTTCTCTTTAGCAACCCCGACGCCCAGATCGTGATGCCCACCGTGGCCGAAGACGTCGGGTTCTCCCTGCGCGGGAGGGGCATGTCTCGAGGTGAACGTTCCGAACGAGTCCAAGCAGCATTGCACCGATTTGGACTCGCTGACCTCGCCGATCGGAGCTCACACGACCTATCCGGTGGTCAAAAACAACTCCTCGCTCTGTGCGGAGCCTTGGTGCGGGAGCCTCAGCTCGTGATTGCTGACGAACCCACTGCCTTTCTCGATGCCCGCAACGCGCGCATGACCGCAGCGCATCTGCTCAACGACCACTCCTACCGGTTGCTTGTGGTCACCCACGATCTCATGCTGGCTCGTCGATGCGAGTACGCTCTGCTGATCGCTGACGGGCGTGTGGTCCTGACCGGCGAACCTAAACAGGTTATTGCCGCCTACGAAGAGAGCCTGAATGATTGCCCTCTACCGACCCGGTCATAG
- a CDS encoding energy-coupling factor transporter transmembrane component T family protein: protein MIALYRPGHSLWHRLPAGLKMLVLAALVIAISLVPLSWSWPGVLIPAAVCLLCYLVPGIGVTHLMSQMWAARWIIVVTLLTQLIFLGVLPAVMNTVRVAAMIAIAALLALTTDVTEMLDAIEHRLAPLARLGIDPGRIALLLTVTMTTLPVLARTAAQVRQAQRARGARPRLRLFVVPFLVMALKYADELGEALTARGIR from the coding sequence ATGATTGCCCTCTACCGACCCGGTCATAGCTTGTGGCATCGTTTGCCAGCAGGCCTCAAAATGCTGGTGCTCGCAGCCCTAGTCATCGCAATATCGTTGGTTCCGCTGAGCTGGTCCTGGCCGGGCGTGCTCATTCCGGCGGCTGTGTGCCTGCTCTGCTATCTCGTGCCAGGGATCGGGGTGACACACCTGATGAGCCAGATGTGGGCGGCTCGGTGGATCATCGTGGTGACCCTGCTGACTCAGCTGATCTTTTTAGGGGTTTTGCCAGCGGTCATGAATACCGTGCGGGTGGCCGCGATGATCGCCATCGCCGCATTGCTGGCGCTGACCACAGACGTGACGGAGATGCTCGATGCGATAGAACACCGGTTAGCACCTCTAGCCCGGCTTGGAATTGATCCCGGGCGGATCGCGTTGCTGCTCACCGTTACGATGACCACGCTTCCGGTTTTAGCGCGCACCGCCGCCCAAGTTCGCCAGGCACAGCGCGCTCGTGGGGCTCGTCCACGCCTGCGTTTATTTGTGGTGCCTTTCCTGGTGATGGCACTCAAATACGCCGACGAATTGGGGGAAGCACTGACTGCTCGGGGTATCCGCTGA
- the ribB gene encoding 3,4-dihydroxy-2-butanone-4-phosphate synthase, whose product MSASSLTPGTDPGYRGLLDRALDELRKGRPTLVADSEDRENEVDAIMPAQLASAHWVGWMVRHTSGYLCAPMPAERADELDLPLMVARSQDSRRTAYTVSVDAAHGISTGISASERARTLRVLADPDAVASDLIRPGHVLPLRAVPGGIAERPGHTEAAVDLCRAAGLAPVGAIGELVRDDGEVMRLDEARALAAEHDLVLLTIAQLATELPTAMRPQPHAEHPSRGRSQSRVDRTATAHLPTQAGDFTMHGYRDRRTGAEHVALVAHRIAASRVSSHEASYAPSHAPSDAPTLVRVHSECLTGEAFGSLRCECGPQLDESLHLVARRGGVVVYLRGHEGRGIGLLEKVAAYALQDRGFDTLHANLERGWDGDLREYGAAAGILTDLGYHRVELLTNNPAKAKALADHGIDVVRTIRLLVGHAPQNARYLRTKAEKMGHLIALDGAGSFSGISSDGEISDRTDMADRHEMCHRDETTDDTGEYRAHP is encoded by the coding sequence GTGAGTGCGTCGTCACTGACCCCTGGCACAGACCCTGGATACCGCGGCCTACTCGACCGGGCACTGGATGAGCTGCGGAAAGGCCGGCCGACCCTCGTGGCCGATTCGGAGGACCGCGAAAACGAGGTTGACGCGATCATGCCCGCCCAGCTCGCTAGCGCGCACTGGGTGGGATGGATGGTGCGTCATACCTCAGGGTATTTATGCGCGCCGATGCCCGCCGAACGTGCTGATGAGCTGGATCTTCCGCTCATGGTGGCGCGATCCCAGGATTCACGACGCACCGCGTACACGGTGAGCGTGGATGCTGCTCACGGTATAAGCACTGGTATTTCTGCCAGTGAGCGGGCCAGGACCTTGCGAGTGCTCGCCGACCCCGACGCTGTGGCGTCCGATCTCATCCGGCCCGGGCATGTGCTGCCTTTGCGTGCCGTGCCCGGCGGTATCGCGGAGCGACCCGGACACACGGAAGCCGCCGTCGATCTATGTCGTGCTGCTGGTCTGGCGCCCGTAGGTGCGATTGGTGAGCTCGTGCGTGACGACGGGGAGGTGATGCGTCTGGATGAAGCCCGGGCTCTGGCCGCCGAGCACGATCTGGTGCTCCTCACCATCGCCCAACTCGCCACCGAGCTTCCCACAGCGATGAGGCCGCAGCCTCATGCGGAGCACCCGTCTCGGGGGCGGAGCCAGAGCCGGGTGGACCGAACGGCCACCGCACATTTGCCGACCCAAGCCGGGGACTTCACAATGCACGGTTATCGGGATCGCCGCACGGGGGCAGAGCATGTTGCTCTTGTAGCTCATCGCATAGCCGCTTCACGTGTGAGTTCACATGAGGCGTCATATGCGCCGTCCCATGCGCCTTCTGACGCGCCGACCCTCGTACGGGTGCACTCCGAATGCCTCACCGGGGAGGCATTCGGGTCGCTTCGCTGCGAATGCGGCCCCCAATTGGACGAATCGTTGCACTTGGTTGCTCGTCGCGGGGGTGTCGTGGTGTACCTGCGCGGTCATGAAGGACGGGGGATTGGATTACTGGAGAAAGTCGCCGCCTATGCCCTTCAAGATCGGGGGTTTGACACCCTGCACGCCAACCTAGAACGGGGATGGGATGGAGATTTGCGCGAGTACGGGGCAGCCGCCGGTATCCTCACGGACCTGGGATATCACCGGGTCGAGCTGTTGACCAATAACCCCGCCAAGGCGAAGGCACTCGCGGATCACGGGATTGATGTGGTGCGCACGATCCGGTTGCTGGTTGGTCATGCCCCGCAGAACGCTCGGTATTTGCGGACCAAGGCCGAAAAAATGGGGCACCTGATTGCGTTGGACGGGGCGGGCAGTTTTAGTGGCATAAGTAGTGACGGCGAGATCTCTGATCGCACCGACATGGCTGATCGTCACGAGATGTGTCATCGCGATGAGACAACTGATGACACCGGTGAGTATCGGGCACACCCATAA
- a CDS encoding TetR family transcriptional regulator: MMVRSANPKDPQPRRSRDDVVDAALTILDTQGLPNLTMRRLGDTLGIRPSALYWHFDSKQALLAAVSARILAPLTDDNSTCPTIQEEALRLGICLRDRLLAYRDGAELVSSSLALGLIPPPLHPKLIAAAHHCATSNNLALTAAEAITHFVIGYTFHEQQRIQAETLGVLGVASNITPERALTSASPHTGDFTSILRLIVTGLDTSLALTGNLPPESSSR; encoded by the coding sequence ATGATGGTACGGTCGGCAAACCCAAAGGACCCTCAACCTCGTCGCTCACGCGACGACGTCGTAGACGCCGCCCTCACCATCCTGGACACCCAAGGCCTGCCCAACCTCACCATGCGCCGACTCGGCGACACCCTCGGGATCAGACCCAGCGCCCTGTACTGGCACTTCGACAGCAAACAGGCGCTCCTCGCTGCGGTCAGTGCCCGTATCCTCGCCCCCCTCACCGACGACAACTCCACCTGCCCGACGATCCAAGAAGAAGCATTGAGACTCGGGATCTGCTTACGAGATCGACTCCTGGCCTACCGTGACGGCGCCGAACTAGTCTCAAGCTCATTGGCGCTCGGTCTGATCCCGCCGCCACTTCACCCCAAATTGATCGCCGCCGCCCATCACTGCGCGACCTCCAACAACCTCGCCCTGACCGCCGCCGAAGCCATTACACACTTCGTCATCGGATACACCTTCCACGAACAGCAGCGCATTCAGGCCGAGACCCTGGGCGTTCTGGGGGTAGCGAGCAACATCACCCCCGAGCGCGCACTCACGTCCGCCTCACCACACACCGGCGATTTCACCTCGATTCTCCGCCTCATCGTGACCGGACTGGACACCTCTCTAGCGCTCACAGGCAACCTTCCGCCCGAAAGCTCGTCCCGCTGA
- the ribH gene encoding 6,7-dimethyl-8-ribityllumazine synthase — translation MSKIGLPTLEVDASGMRVVIVAASWHETIMNGLINGALRALHDANVHTVDLVRVPGSCELPVAALHATAVADAVVALGVVIRGGTPHFEYVCQAATHGLTEVALRTGVPVGFGVLTCDTEQQALDRAGLPGSSEDKGFEAAEAAVATVGALRTLRA, via the coding sequence ATGAGCAAAATTGGTCTGCCGACATTAGAGGTCGATGCCTCCGGGATGAGGGTCGTGATTGTCGCTGCGAGCTGGCACGAGACGATTATGAACGGCTTGATTAACGGGGCCTTACGCGCTCTTCATGATGCAAATGTTCACACGGTTGACCTGGTGCGAGTGCCCGGTTCCTGTGAGCTTCCCGTTGCCGCGCTGCATGCGACTGCTGTTGCTGACGCGGTGGTCGCATTGGGGGTGGTCATCCGTGGTGGGACGCCACACTTTGAGTATGTCTGCCAGGCGGCAACGCACGGCCTTACCGAGGTTGCGTTGCGCACTGGGGTGCCCGTCGGGTTTGGGGTGCTGACCTGCGATACCGAGCAGCAGGCCTTAGATCGGGCTGGGTTACCGGGTTCTTCCGAGGACAAAGGATTTGAGGCAGCCGAGGCAGCCGTAGCGACGGTGGGTGCGCTGCGAACCTTGCGGGCTTAA
- a CDS encoding biotin transporter BioY yields the protein MRVRANWRQLDATDMARVAVFAGIVAALGLPGSFTVFGGVPITAQTLGVMLAGAILGPWLGALSLTVFMALVAVGLPLLAGGRGGAGVFIGPSGGYCLGFILGALVIGAIVHAGGRKPVWWRTLIAMLVGGIAVIYACGIPVQSAVTQLPLTQTMLASTAFLPGDLTKAVIAVLVVGTLTQAYPRAFRRTWASRAPEPAQAAEPVS from the coding sequence ATGCGAGTTCGAGCGAATTGGCGACAGCTGGACGCAACGGATATGGCCCGGGTAGCCGTCTTCGCGGGAATCGTCGCCGCGCTCGGGTTACCGGGATCATTCACGGTATTCGGGGGTGTCCCCATCACAGCGCAAACCCTTGGCGTCATGCTTGCGGGCGCCATCTTGGGCCCCTGGCTCGGCGCGCTATCCCTGACCGTCTTTATGGCGCTAGTCGCCGTGGGCCTACCTCTGCTCGCTGGCGGACGCGGAGGAGCCGGAGTGTTCATCGGCCCTTCGGGCGGATACTGCCTCGGGTTCATTCTTGGGGCCCTCGTGATCGGAGCCATCGTCCACGCCGGCGGACGTAAACCCGTCTGGTGGCGCACCCTGATCGCGATGCTGGTCGGCGGTATTGCTGTGATTTACGCGTGCGGAATACCGGTGCAAAGCGCTGTAACCCAGCTGCCGCTGACCCAAACGATGCTTGCCAGCACCGCCTTCCTGCCCGGTGACCTCACCAAAGCCGTGATCGCAGTCCTCGTGGTTGGCACCCTGACGCAGGCCTACCCGCGCGCATTCCGGCGGACCTGGGCCTCCCGGGCGCCTGAACCGGCTCAGGCTGCTGAGCCTGTCTCATGA
- a CDS encoding AMP-binding protein produces MTRIIPLNPPATEPLTDLLQRIQAIRSAGDIPLVGDTRWPKAQWEAIQKLAESAELPPNAAWATLTSGSSGFPRIVIRTDASWTDSFPLVSSLLEARAEDRIICPAPPSSSLTLFSLAHALDGSGPQPVSFSNLTRAACFHGTPQGLRALLKTPEPLSVHTAFVGGSHLDPDLRDEALARNIKVISYYGAAELSLVAYDDGTGMRPCPDVDLEIRDGQVWVRSPYIALGYLGEPGPLRIDGEWASVGDIGELNDGVLTLRGRSDGAIITASATVIPEEVETALRSLPGIDDAVVIGYPVPLVGELVSALIEPADIDLDQVRAASRPILAPASRPRIWQAGTIPRTAAGKPARAQALHQIRAKQEKRGGQ; encoded by the coding sequence ATGACCAGAATCATTCCGCTGAACCCGCCCGCCACTGAACCCCTGACGGATCTCCTACAGAGGATTCAGGCGATTCGCAGCGCGGGCGATATCCCCCTGGTCGGCGATACACGATGGCCGAAAGCCCAGTGGGAAGCCATCCAAAAACTTGCCGAGAGCGCGGAGCTGCCTCCCAATGCAGCCTGGGCGACCCTCACCTCCGGCAGCAGCGGCTTTCCCAGAATTGTGATCCGCACCGACGCATCCTGGACCGACTCCTTCCCGCTGGTGTCCTCCCTGCTCGAGGCACGTGCTGAAGACCGGATCATCTGCCCAGCGCCGCCGTCATCATCCCTCACCCTGTTTTCACTCGCGCATGCTTTAGACGGGTCTGGGCCGCAACCCGTATCGTTCTCCAACCTCACACGAGCCGCCTGTTTCCACGGCACCCCTCAAGGGCTAAGGGCACTGCTCAAAACCCCAGAGCCCCTCAGCGTGCACACTGCATTCGTCGGCGGATCCCACCTGGATCCCGACCTGCGTGACGAAGCCTTGGCGCGAAATATCAAGGTGATCAGCTATTACGGAGCAGCTGAGCTGTCACTCGTCGCCTACGACGACGGAACGGGAATGCGTCCATGCCCGGACGTCGATCTTGAGATCCGCGATGGGCAGGTGTGGGTGCGATCCCCATACATCGCGCTCGGCTACCTCGGGGAACCCGGGCCTTTGCGCATCGACGGGGAGTGGGCGAGCGTGGGTGATATCGGCGAGCTCAACGACGGCGTGCTGACTCTGCGCGGACGATCAGACGGCGCCATTATCACTGCCTCCGCCACAGTGATTCCAGAAGAGGTTGAAACCGCGTTGCGCTCACTTCCCGGCATCGACGATGCGGTGGTCATCGGTTACCCGGTTCCACTGGTGGGGGAACTTGTGAGCGCTCTGATTGAGCCCGCAGACATTGATCTGGACCAGGTGCGCGCAGCGTCCCGCCCTATCCTCGCCCCGGCGAGCCGCCCTCGGATCTGGCAAGCCGGAACAATTCCACGCACCGCCGCAGGCAAACCCGCACGGGCGCAGGCACTGCATCAGATACGTGCGAAACAGGAGAAACGCGGTGGCCAATAG